In Chitinophaga sp. HK235, a single window of DNA contains:
- a CDS encoding aminotransferase class IV, which translates to MDHTFVQEINGRSMEAGDLPLMMALSYGHFTSMQIRNRQVKGLRLHLERLRKSSDKLFGCHLPDDKIMAYMRNIIGENESCTIRINIFTPDYQRPGIYENDLYVLITKKPPVQPAAAPLQVMTARFQRLMPDVKYSGILSGILAYQREARAAGYDDVLYVNQHQHISEGSVWNIGFYDGHSVILPAAPALPGIMIQLLTEGLWNTGVPVIHRNISLSQLNEYKAAFYTNSINHRGIITRINQHQFDKDPSALSSLLDRTYDAIPWDQL; encoded by the coding sequence ATGGATCACACTTTTGTACAGGAAATCAATGGCAGAAGCATGGAAGCAGGCGACCTGCCGCTGATGATGGCATTATCATACGGACATTTTACGTCCATGCAGATACGAAACCGGCAGGTAAAAGGTCTCCGCCTGCACCTCGAAAGGCTGCGGAAAAGCAGTGATAAGCTGTTTGGTTGTCATCTCCCGGATGATAAAATCATGGCTTATATGAGAAACATCATCGGGGAAAATGAATCCTGCACTATCCGTATCAATATTTTTACACCCGACTATCAACGGCCCGGCATATACGAAAATGACCTGTACGTGCTCATCACCAAAAAACCGCCGGTACAGCCGGCAGCAGCTCCGCTGCAGGTGATGACAGCCCGTTTCCAGCGCCTGATGCCGGATGTGAAATACAGCGGGATCTTGTCCGGTATACTGGCTTACCAGCGCGAAGCCCGCGCGGCAGGCTATGATGACGTATTATATGTCAACCAGCACCAGCACATTTCGGAAGGGTCTGTCTGGAACATCGGCTTTTATGACGGGCATTCCGTGATACTGCCCGCTGCGCCTGCTTTACCCGGCATCATGATCCAGCTGCTCACCGAAGGCCTCTGGAATACAGGCGTGCCCGTTATCCATCGGAATATATCACTGTCACAGCTCAACGAATACAAGGCTGCTTTTTATACCAATTCTATCAATCACAGGGGAATCATCACCCGGATCAACCAGCATCAGTTTGACAAAGACCCGTCAGCGCTCAGTTCCCTGCTGGACCGCACCTATGATGCCATTCCCTGGGACCAGCTATAA
- a CDS encoding FecR family protein, with protein MDQNRLEYLFSRYTAGYATPEELREFDAMVQLPDNETALKENIDRLLYNASGSASMPERAIQSTLQHITGKHAPSSIVRYLRNWWAAAAVIVLLGCSLYLLKSPKTTTVPLADKAPGTDKAVLTLADGTTIQLDSSGHQVIGQQQTAIRQSGGQLQYTVLHPAASTGYNTLTTPYGGQFRVILPDGTTVWLNTASSLRYPTAFTGTNRTVELQGEAYFEVAANPSLPFRVKTAGQEIQVLGTSFNMNAYTNEDYTITTLVTGRVKATAPGTPEGVVLTPGQQAITAHNDTRIAVSSTNAADAIAWKNGLFLFDNASLETVMRCLERWYDVAVKYEVTPDIHYTGQISRNQPLSKVIAMLEQTGSARFRLIRAGQGHQTKDMIIILQ; from the coding sequence ATGGACCAAAATCGACTGGAATATTTATTCAGCAGGTATACTGCCGGCTATGCCACGCCCGAAGAACTCAGGGAATTTGATGCCATGGTGCAATTACCAGACAATGAAACAGCCTTAAAAGAAAATATTGACCGATTACTGTATAACGCCAGTGGAAGCGCTTCCATGCCGGAGCGTGCTATCCAGTCAACGCTGCAACATATTACCGGGAAACATGCTCCTTCATCCATTGTGCGTTATCTCCGCAACTGGTGGGCAGCTGCAGCCGTCATTGTATTACTGGGCTGCAGTCTGTACCTGCTGAAATCACCGAAAACTACAACGGTACCGCTGGCCGACAAAGCACCTGGCACCGACAAAGCTGTGCTGACCCTCGCCGATGGTACCACCATACAGCTGGACAGCAGCGGCCATCAGGTCATCGGTCAGCAGCAAACAGCCATCCGGCAGTCCGGTGGACAGCTGCAATACACCGTACTGCACCCTGCTGCCAGCACCGGTTATAATACCCTGACTACGCCCTATGGCGGACAGTTCAGGGTGATACTGCCGGACGGCACCACTGTATGGCTGAATACCGCTTCCTCCCTGCGTTATCCGACTGCTTTTACCGGCACAAACAGGACCGTAGAGCTGCAGGGCGAAGCCTATTTTGAAGTAGCTGCCAACCCTTCCCTGCCCTTCCGGGTAAAAACAGCCGGACAGGAAATACAGGTGCTGGGCACCAGCTTTAACATGAATGCCTATACGAATGAGGACTATACCATCACCACGCTGGTGACAGGCCGCGTAAAAGCCACTGCTCCGGGCACTCCTGAAGGGGTGGTGTTGACACCCGGCCAGCAGGCTATCACCGCCCACAACGATACCCGCATTGCTGTGAGTAGTACCAACGCCGCAGACGCCATCGCCTGGAAAAACGGACTTTTCCTGTTTGACAATGCCAGCCTGGAAACTGTCATGCGTTGCCTGGAGCGCTGGTATGATGTCGCCGTAAAATATGAAGTCACACCGGATATACACTACACCGGACAGATCTCCAGAAACCAGCCACTGTCCAAAGTAATCGCTATGCTGGAACAAACCGGCAGCGCCCGGTTCCGCCTGATCAGGGCCGGACAGGGACATCAAACAAAAGATATGATCATCATCCTACAATAA
- the cfa gene encoding cyclopropane fatty acyl phospholipid synthase, with product MNNDKPKRIVTRLLSSAGITVNGNKPWDISVFNDHFYTRVLQGGSLGLGESYMEGYWDCVQLDDFFYKLLRANLDKSIHRSLQLKMDILLARIFNFQRPARAIRNGQRHYDTGNDLFLHMLDKRLTYTCAFWDNAHNLDEAQENKLDLSCRKLQLQPGMHVLDIGCGWGSFARYAAEKYGVAVTGVTISKEQAALAQERCAGLPVTIRLQDYRMVNEKFDAVVSLGMFEHVGAHNYPEYMRVADRCLKDEGLFLLHTIGGNKTSAFTDQWLNKYIFPGAAIPTIRQIGQAIEGLFVLEHWENFSVNYDKTLMAWYENVSANWDKLKSRYDQTFFRMWKYYLMSCAGSFRARHSQLWQIVLSKAGVPGGYTFNH from the coding sequence ATGAACAACGATAAACCCAAACGTATTGTCACCCGGCTTTTATCCTCAGCGGGTATTACAGTAAATGGGAATAAGCCCTGGGACATCAGCGTTTTCAACGATCATTTTTATACCCGCGTATTACAGGGCGGCTCCCTGGGACTCGGTGAATCCTATATGGAAGGCTACTGGGACTGTGTGCAGCTGGATGACTTCTTCTATAAGTTGTTGCGGGCCAACCTGGACAAAAGCATTCACAGGAGTCTGCAATTAAAAATGGATATCCTGCTTGCCAGGATATTTAATTTCCAGCGGCCGGCCAGAGCCATCCGCAATGGGCAGCGGCATTATGATACCGGCAACGACCTTTTTCTCCATATGCTGGACAAAAGGCTTACGTATACCTGTGCTTTCTGGGACAATGCCCACAATCTCGATGAAGCCCAGGAAAACAAGCTGGACCTCTCCTGCCGTAAACTACAGCTGCAGCCCGGTATGCATGTACTGGACATTGGTTGCGGATGGGGAAGTTTTGCCCGTTATGCTGCCGAAAAATATGGGGTGGCTGTTACCGGCGTCACTATTTCCAAAGAGCAGGCAGCCCTGGCGCAGGAACGTTGTGCCGGACTGCCCGTCACCATTCGTCTGCAGGACTACCGCATGGTGAATGAAAAATTTGATGCCGTCGTTTCGCTGGGCATGTTCGAACATGTAGGAGCACACAATTACCCTGAATATATGAGGGTTGCCGACCGCTGCCTGAAAGATGAGGGATTATTTCTGCTGCATACCATCGGCGGCAATAAAACATCCGCCTTTACAGATCAGTGGCTGAATAAATACATTTTTCCAGGGGCAGCGATTCCTACTATCCGTCAGATAGGACAAGCCATTGAAGGCCTCTTTGTGCTGGAGCATTGGGAAAATTTCAGTGTCAATTATGATAAAACACTGATGGCCTGGTATGAAAATGTCAGTGCCAACTGGGACAAACTAAAAAGCAGGTACGACCAGACTTTTTTCCGCATGTGGAAGTATTATCTCATGTCTTGCGCCGGTTCCTTCCGTGCCCGGCACAGCCAGCTCTGGCAGATTGTGTTGTCTAAAGCCGGTGTGCCCGGCGGTTATACTTTTAATCACTAA
- a CDS encoding SusC/RagA family TonB-linked outer membrane protein: MMKLTGVLLLALCLQVSARVYSQKVTLTERNVPVQQIFSSIRQQTGFLFLYSNETLKNTHTVSAQLTDVPLKEALDHITSNQPITYSIEDNNTILIKPKPVAAVTAPALIALSGTVTDSKGQPLIGVTVKAKGSAAGAITNEQGYWSLQAPDNTTVLVFSFIGYMNHEEPIKGRSNMHVVLKQEDKTMSEVVVTGYQKVERRSLTSSITSLKTENLKTINQPSIDKLLQGQVPGMVVMSTSGAPGAVPQIRIRGTSTISGNTQPLWVIDGIILDDPINASVDDIMTNRNLIASGIGGINVEDIESINVLKDAAATAIYGTKAANGVIVLTSKKGQAGKTRINYSSFVTANMRPRIEDAYMMNSQERIGVDLEMVRRGVLTASSPRTGEYGTATDFERYLIDVHDRKLSWADFEKKVNQLEQVNTDWFQYLFRNAFTHRQNLNISGGNEKTTFYLSGSYMDEQATAKQTGMKTYTASLKVYTKLHPTLRVGGMLDFNRRDNSSFFAADSRENPYEWAIYTTRAQNAYDENGNYNYLYYNGIKYNFMENRDYGWRNSKNFGIRGTVDLEWKPLNPLIFSSLFSFANQNTTDEDIATENSYFVKRRRQDVYTIIDYVGVQLWNEGGYRKGKNNNNNSITLRNQVSYMPVLNANHRFDVMAGQEIRTSKYEEEATEIYGYVHERGRQQMPQFALMQKLGVPYWTENLNQQASVSYYGTTGYTFKNRYTVSFNARTDGSNRFGLKTNQLFQPLWAVGANYQLKEEPFFANKDWLSYLTVRASYGSQGNVAAQAYSDIVATVGKPDQANKDNFLVINAPKNPNLKWEKNYTTNLALELGLWKRRFMVTLEYYNKKGVDLLGNKRVSQVSGFNTIQVNWASMKNSGVEVTFNTINIDSKNFRWSTNLNAGYNKNEVLDVYSLPTVYSLTNAQRSNYGDAAVIGKPINGLWSYRFAGLNKDGHATFYTNKPGETVSNGMRNLDGLVYSGTTMPLVQGGFTNTFSYKKFTLSALFIGSFGNVIRLRNLSTGVLFNYPEASQNLSAEWANRWQQPGDELKTNIPRLESETNITGLSDSRPYNGEMYDNSDLRTVKGDFVRLQNLSLSYDLYSPRLRKSGIQNMRFMLQGNNLHVWKNSALKGQDPEATGSVMRYSDTRSANVSFGNTYLPLPRSYSFSFSLQF; the protein is encoded by the coding sequence ATGATGAAACTTACAGGAGTGCTCCTGCTCGCCCTATGCCTGCAGGTAAGTGCCAGGGTCTATTCCCAGAAGGTGACACTCACGGAGCGCAATGTTCCGGTACAGCAAATATTCAGTAGTATTCGCCAGCAAACAGGGTTCCTATTTCTTTACAGCAATGAAACACTTAAAAACACACATACTGTTTCCGCACAACTAACGGACGTGCCGCTGAAAGAAGCGCTGGACCATATTACCAGTAACCAGCCTATCACCTACAGCATTGAAGACAACAATACCATTCTGATCAAACCTAAGCCGGTGGCTGCTGTGACAGCCCCTGCCCTTATCGCCCTCAGCGGAACAGTAACAGACAGCAAAGGACAACCGCTCATCGGGGTAACCGTAAAAGCAAAAGGTTCCGCTGCAGGTGCCATCACCAACGAACAGGGCTACTGGTCGCTGCAGGCACCAGACAACACCACTGTGCTTGTATTTTCCTTCATCGGTTATATGAACCATGAAGAGCCTATCAAGGGCAGAAGCAACATGCATGTAGTGTTGAAACAGGAAGATAAAACCATGAGCGAAGTAGTGGTAACCGGCTACCAGAAGGTAGAACGGCGCTCACTCACCTCTTCCATCACTTCTCTCAAAACAGAAAATCTCAAAACCATCAACCAGCCCAGCATCGACAAACTGCTGCAGGGACAGGTACCCGGTATGGTAGTGATGAGCACTTCCGGTGCACCGGGAGCAGTACCGCAGATCCGTATCCGCGGAACATCCACCATCAGTGGAAACACGCAGCCTTTATGGGTAATAGACGGTATCATCCTTGACGATCCCATTAACGCTTCCGTAGACGATATTATGACCAACCGCAACCTGATTGCCTCCGGTATCGGTGGTATCAACGTAGAAGATATCGAGTCTATCAACGTGCTGAAAGATGCGGCTGCCACCGCCATCTACGGCACCAAAGCAGCTAACGGCGTCATCGTGCTCACCTCCAAAAAAGGCCAGGCTGGTAAAACAAGGATTAACTACTCCAGTTTTGTAACTGCCAATATGCGTCCCCGTATCGAAGACGCCTATATGATGAATTCTCAGGAGAGAATCGGTGTAGACCTGGAAATGGTACGCCGGGGCGTGCTCACCGCCAGCTCCCCCCGCACCGGTGAATACGGCACTGCTACCGACTTTGAACGTTATCTCATAGACGTGCATGACCGTAAACTCAGCTGGGCCGACTTCGAGAAAAAAGTCAATCAGCTGGAACAGGTAAACACCGACTGGTTCCAATACCTCTTCCGCAATGCTTTCACCCATCGCCAGAACCTTAATATCTCCGGCGGTAATGAAAAAACCACTTTCTACCTCTCCGGCAGCTATATGGATGAACAAGCCACTGCAAAGCAGACAGGTATGAAAACCTATACCGCCTCTCTGAAAGTATATACCAAACTGCATCCTACGCTGCGTGTGGGCGGTATGCTGGACTTTAACCGTCGTGATAACAGCAGCTTTTTTGCCGCCGACTCCCGTGAAAACCCTTACGAATGGGCCATCTACACCACCCGTGCCCAGAATGCCTATGATGAAAACGGTAACTACAACTACCTGTATTACAACGGCATCAAATACAACTTCATGGAAAACCGTGACTATGGCTGGCGTAATTCCAAAAACTTCGGCATCAGAGGTACAGTAGACCTGGAGTGGAAGCCACTGAATCCGCTGATCTTCAGCAGCCTCTTTTCCTTTGCCAACCAGAACACTACTGATGAAGATATCGCCACCGAAAACAGCTACTTCGTAAAAAGAAGACGGCAGGATGTTTACACCATCATCGATTACGTGGGTGTTCAGCTGTGGAATGAAGGCGGTTACCGTAAAGGCAAAAACAATAACAACAACTCCATCACGCTTCGCAACCAGGTATCCTATATGCCGGTACTCAATGCCAATCACCGTTTTGATGTGATGGCCGGACAGGAAATCAGGACTTCCAAATATGAAGAAGAAGCAACGGAGATCTACGGTTATGTGCATGAACGCGGAAGGCAGCAGATGCCGCAGTTTGCGCTGATGCAGAAACTGGGTGTCCCCTACTGGACCGAAAACCTCAATCAGCAGGCGTCTGTGTCTTATTACGGTACAACAGGATATACCTTCAAAAACAGATATACCGTGAGTTTCAACGCCCGTACAGACGGTTCCAACCGCTTTGGTCTCAAAACCAACCAGCTGTTCCAGCCACTGTGGGCCGTAGGAGCCAACTACCAGCTGAAAGAAGAACCTTTCTTTGCTAATAAGGACTGGCTGAGTTATCTCACCGTCCGCGCTTCCTATGGCAGCCAGGGTAACGTGGCCGCACAGGCCTACTCCGACATCGTGGCCACTGTAGGTAAGCCCGATCAGGCCAACAAGGACAATTTCCTCGTGATCAATGCGCCTAAGAACCCCAACCTGAAATGGGAGAAAAACTATACCACCAACCTGGCTCTGGAACTGGGTCTCTGGAAACGCCGTTTCATGGTGACTTTGGAATACTATAACAAAAAAGGTGTAGATCTGCTCGGCAACAAACGCGTATCACAGGTATCCGGCTTCAACACCATTCAGGTGAACTGGGCTTCTATGAAAAACAGCGGTGTGGAAGTGACTTTCAATACCATCAACATCGACAGCAAAAACTTCCGCTGGTCTACCAACCTCAATGCAGGTTATAATAAAAACGAAGTACTGGACGTATACTCCCTGCCTACCGTGTATAGCCTGACCAATGCACAAAGAAGCAACTACGGCGATGCCGCTGTGATAGGCAAGCCCATCAACGGGTTGTGGTCTTATCGTTTTGCGGGCCTCAATAAAGACGGACATGCCACCTTCTATACCAACAAACCCGGAGAAACCGTGTCCAACGGCATGCGTAACCTCGACGGGCTGGTATATTCCGGCACCACCATGCCATTAGTACAGGGCGGTTTCACCAATACTTTCTCTTATAAAAAATTCACTTTATCAGCGCTGTTCATCGGCAGTTTCGGCAACGTCATCCGTTTGCGCAACCTCTCTACCGGTGTGCTCTTCAATTATCCTGAAGCTTCCCAGAACCTGTCTGCCGAATGGGCCAACAGATGGCAGCAGCCGGGTGATGAACTTAAAACCAACATTCCCCGCCTGGAATCAGAGACCAACATCACCGGCCTCTCCGATTCACGGCCTTACAACGGAGAAATGTATGACAACAGCGACCTCAGAACAGTAAAGGGAGATTTTGTGCGTCTGCAGAACCTCTCTCTCAGCTACGATCTGTACAGTCCCCGTCTGCGTAAAAGCGGCATTCAGAATATGCGGTTCATGCTGCAAGGTAACAACCTGCATGTATGGAAAAACAGCGCCCTCAAAGGGCAGGACCCGGAAGCCACCGGTTCCGTGATGCGGTACAGCGACACCAGATCAGCCAATGTATCATTTGGTAATACTTACCTGCCGCTGCCACGCTCCTATTCATTCTCCTTTTCCTTACAGTTTTAA
- a CDS encoding RNA polymerase sigma factor — MKGSQYNEREIVARIAKGDESAFAVFFRHHYQKIYEVGLMLTQTESVAEELVQDVFLKVWKQQEQLPAIMDIPSWLFIIARNDAYKALRRSTRLKVVLETLDWPLPVSNETDEQIIYRNYHELVNKAVSQLPARQQMAWRLSREEGLKREEIASRMQIRPDTVKEHLTLAVKNIRQFLETQDALLIGAEVIFLWSIHSLN, encoded by the coding sequence ATGAAGGGCAGTCAATATAATGAAAGGGAGATCGTTGCCCGTATAGCCAAAGGTGATGAATCTGCATTTGCTGTCTTTTTTCGCCATCATTACCAGAAAATTTACGAAGTAGGACTGATGCTGACGCAAACGGAATCCGTTGCGGAAGAGCTGGTGCAGGATGTTTTTCTGAAAGTATGGAAGCAGCAGGAACAGCTGCCCGCTATCATGGACATTCCATCCTGGCTGTTTATCATTGCCCGCAATGATGCCTACAAGGCGTTGCGGCGCAGCACCCGTCTGAAGGTGGTTCTGGAAACGCTGGACTGGCCGCTACCTGTATCTAATGAAACAGACGAGCAGATTATTTACCGCAACTACCACGAACTGGTAAACAAAGCGGTGAGCCAGCTTCCTGCCCGTCAGCAGATGGCCTGGCGCCTTAGCCGTGAAGAAGGTCTCAAACGCGAGGAAATAGCCAGCCGTATGCAGATCCGGCCCGACACGGTAAAGGAACACCTGACCCTTGCCGTTAAAAATATCCGTCAATTTCTGGAAACACAAGACGCCTTACTGATAGGCGCAGAAGTCATCTTCCTCTGGAGCATTCATTCCCTCAATTAA
- a CDS encoding bifunctional 2-polyprenyl-6-hydroxyphenol methylase/3-demethylubiquinol 3-O-methyltransferase UbiG, translating into MKENKYDDPGFFANYSRMLRSVEGLSAAGEWEAFSKLLPSLQNKRVLDLGCGFGWHCRYVMEQHAASVTGVDISEKMLEKAQELNSGPGIVYRQQAIEDITFEDSAFDVVISSLALHYVEHYDVVCRKVFNCLAAGGSFVFSTEHPVFTARAAQDWYYDAAGNRLHWPVDHYQEEGRRVTRFLDNDVVKYHRTVATLLNGLLAAGFRITQVEEPPPSPSVLEKYPEMKDELRRPIFLLIAAVKP; encoded by the coding sequence ATGAAAGAGAATAAATACGATGATCCCGGCTTTTTTGCAAACTACAGCCGTATGCTGCGCTCTGTAGAAGGACTGAGTGCGGCAGGGGAATGGGAGGCTTTCAGTAAACTGTTGCCATCCTTACAAAACAAACGGGTGCTCGATCTGGGCTGCGGCTTCGGCTGGCACTGCCGTTATGTAATGGAGCAACACGCTGCCAGTGTCACTGGTGTTGATATCTCTGAGAAAATGCTGGAAAAGGCACAGGAGCTGAATAGCGGGCCTGGTATTGTTTACCGGCAGCAAGCTATTGAAGACATCACATTTGAAGATAGTGCATTTGATGTGGTGATCAGTTCACTCGCACTCCACTACGTGGAACATTATGATGTTGTTTGCCGCAAAGTGTTTAACTGTCTGGCTGCAGGTGGTAGTTTTGTTTTCTCCACCGAACATCCTGTATTTACTGCAAGAGCGGCACAGGACTGGTACTATGATGCAGCGGGTAATCGCCTGCACTGGCCGGTAGATCATTACCAGGAGGAAGGCCGTCGGGTGACAAGGTTCCTCGACAACGATGTTGTTAAATATCATCGTACAGTGGCGACATTACTAAACGGCTTGCTGGCTGCAGGTTTTCGTATCACCCAGGTGGAAGAGCCACCACCTTCTCCATCAGTCCTCGAAAAATACCCGGAAATGAAAGATGAGTTACGCAGGCCAATCTTCCTGCTGATAGCGGCAGTAAAACCATAA